GATAAAGAAATGAAAAATCAATATTGTTATCTAACTGGTTATGAACCCCCAATTTTATGATTCTTATAACGCTATTTTAACGTTTTAAAATGATTTTAATAGTTTTTAGACAGGTTTTATGTCTTAAATTAGGAATAATTCAGTTTTTTGATTTTGGGCAAAAATGAAAAAATTAAGACAAAATTAAGTTTTGACTACTGGTCAAGCCAATTTTTAAAATTGTTTATTTCCTTTTTGCTTATCATAATAGGGTCACTTTCTACAGGAGGTACATTGAGTATTAATTCAATTTTTTGGTTAGAATGTTTAACGACTTCTTTGATAATTTCACGGTTCACAATGTACTTTCTGTTGACCTTAAAAAACGTAAATGGGTCAAGACTGTTGATAATATCTGTAAGTGTATTATTATATAAGTAGCTGTTTCCGGATTTTACATAAATGAATAGATGTTTTCCTGAGGCGGCAAAATAGGTAATTTCGGACTCATTTACAGAGATCATTTTATACCCGTGATTGACCAAAAAGTGACGCTGAATCTTGTTTGTTTCCGGATTTTCGATTGTAACCAGCGATTCCAGAGTAGCATCCGGAGTAAAGGTTTTTCTTATTTTTTTGAATTTATTAAGTGCTTCAAAGAGTTCTTCTTCTTCAAAAGGTTTTAAAAGATAATCTATTGTGAAGTGTTTAAAAACCGAAATGGCATATTTGTCATAAGCCGTGATAAAAATTACGGGGCAGGAGATTGGGGTTTGTTCAAAAATTTCGAGACTTTTTCCGTCACCCAGATGAATGTCCATAAAAGCAAGATCGACATTATTTTTGCTGAAAAATTCGACGGCTTCTTTTATAGATCTTAAAACTGTTATTGAAGCGATAGAGATAACATCTTGTTGTTCTAAAATAGATTTTAGGTAATTAGAAGCAAGGTGTTCGTCTTCAACAATGGCAATTTTCATTTTTTTCTAATTTTCCGCAAAAGTAGAAAAAAAAGTGATTTTAACTTTTTAAGCTTTTAAATGATTATTTAAATCGTTCTAATATTATTTTAATCTTGTAAGTAATAATTTTAATATAGAGTTCGTAAACTCTTATCTTTAAGTTATATCTTAAAAAAAATTAACAAGTCGAAGAAAATAAAAATATTTTATCTTGTTGTGAGTCTATTTTTGTTAATTATTCAAAACACCCCTTTTTATAAGCTGTATTTTTGAATTATTACTATAGTTACCAGGGTAATTTTGGGCTTTTGTTATTGTACTATTTTTGTTATAAAACGGCTAAAAAAAGAAAAAGGTCCAGTTTTGCAACTGGACCCTTTTCAGGACTAATAGGTATTATAGATTGGGATTGTTTAATCTCGCTTCTGCCGGGTAAATGATAGTATAGCGCGGATCGTTTTGTTGTAATGTAAAGTCTTCACCATTGAAAGAGTGAACGATTTGTTTTTGAGATGTTCTTCTCAAATCAAACCAACGCTGCCCTTCTGCGGCAAATTCACGTTGTCTTTCTGCTAAGATGAAGGTTGTTAAATCTGCAGCATTCATCGCAGTAACATCAGATTCAAGCTGTGTGTATCCAGCTGTAGTGTATCTGTTTTCGATGAATTTTAAGATTGTAGATTTAGCGTCAGCAATGTTGTTCAGTTTTAATGAAGTTTCTGCTTTTGTTAAATATAACTCAGAAGTTCTGAAAGAACATCTTTGGTCATCGTTACCACCTTTTTGGATTCTGAAACGGCTTCCGTTTGCAGAAAAGTAAAGAGGGAAACGTAAGTCAGTAGTTCTTGTATAAGCTCCAATTAAATCTGGTGAAGCATAAAAAAGACGTTTAAGACCTACAGTGTATCCATCTTCCAAAGCTAAAATTGATTCTTTTGAATCATATTTAGTAGTAAGAACAGGAGTTGCTTTTAAGTCAACAAGTTCGCTTTTAATTGTTAATGCCTTGTTTGCTGCATCTAATGATTTTTGCCATTGTTGTAAATACAGATAAACACGGCTTTCTAAACTATATAATGCTACTTTAGAGAAACGGTAGTTGATACCTTTTACCTGAGATTCAACATTTATAAATTCTCCTGCTTTATTAAGATCAGAAAGAACT
This portion of the Flavobacterium gelatinilyticum genome encodes:
- a CDS encoding LytR/AlgR family response regulator transcription factor; amino-acid sequence: MKIAIVEDEHLASNYLKSILEQQDVISIASITVLRSIKEAVEFFSKNNVDLAFMDIHLGDGKSLEIFEQTPISCPVIFITAYDKYAISVFKHFTIDYLLKPFEEEELFEALNKFKKIRKTFTPDATLESLVTIENPETNKIQRHFLVNHGYKMISVNESEITYFAASGKHLFIYVKSGNSYLYNNTLTDIINSLDPFTFFKVNRKYIVNREIIKEVVKHSNQKIELILNVPPVESDPIMISKKEINNFKNWLDQ
- a CDS encoding RagB/SusD family nutrient uptake outer membrane protein, yielding MKKISKYILLFVAAIAVTSCDDYLDVQPVGRVIPETLEQYRAVITKAYHAYPEHKSMTAVRTDELVIDEFGDEINLYKDIFIWKDTNPDANTLPFQYGALYNVIFYTNVIINDAPGKLNNSPERNQLLGEAYALRALAYFDLVNLFGKPYNPSTSGSDKGVPLALEIDLEQVFVPQPVEVVYNQVLSDLNKAGEFINVESQVKGINYRFSKVALYSLESRVYLYLQQWQKSLDAANKALTIKSELVDLKATPVLTTKYDSKESILALEDGYTVGLKRLFYASPDLIGAYTRTTDLRFPLYFSANGSRFRIQKGGNDDQRCSFRTSELYLTKAETSLKLNNIADAKSTILKFIENRYTTAGYTQLESDVTAMNAADLTTFILAERQREFAAEGQRWFDLRRTSQKQIVHSFNGEDFTLQQNDPRYTIIYPAEARLNNPNL